CAACCGGCGGGCGTGGGCGTGATCCTCGGCCAGCCGGGTGACGTTATGTTCGAGGGCGTGGAGCCCGGCGGCGGCCAGGATACCGACCTGGCGCATCCCCCCGCCGCAGATCTTACGCAGGCGATGGGTCTCTTCGATGAAGTCGGCCGGTCCGGCCAGGATCGAACCCACGGGGCAGGCCAGGCCCTTGGAGAGGCAGCTCATTACCGAATCGGCCGGTGCGGCCAGCTCGGCCATCGTTTTCCCCGTCGCCGCGTGGGCGTTCCACAGCCGGGCGCCGTCGAGGTGAATTTTCACCTTACGTTTGTCAGCAAACCGGCGCAGGGAAAGGAATAGTTCCTGATCGGCGATCAGGCCGCCCAGGCGGTTGTGGGTGTTTTCCAGGCACAGCAGGCTGGTGCGCGAGGAGTGGAAGGCGCCGCTCTTGTAGGCGGCGGCGACGGCGGCGGGGTCCGGGGCGCCGCGCAACGTCGGCACCTCCCGGACCAGCACCCGGGCCAGGAAGGCCGGTGCGCCGTACTCGTACTCCAGGATGTGGCACTGGGCGCCGCAGATGATCTCGTCACCGCCCCGGGTCCAGGCGGCCACGGCGATCTGGTTGGCCATCGAGCCCGAGGGGGTGAACAGGGCGGCCTGTTTGCCGACCAGCTCGGCGTAGCGTTCCTCGAGGCGCTTGACCGTCGGGTCGTCGCCCAGCACGTCATCGCCGACCTCAGCCTCGTACATGGCGCGGCGCATCGGCTCATCGGGTCGGGTGACGGTGTCGGAGCGCAGATCGATCTCAATCTTGGGCATCGCTTTCCTCCCCGTTTTCGGCGTCACGACGCAGGTGACGGATGAACTTGACCAGATAGGTTGCCAGGGAGGCGGCGATCAGGGCCAGTGAAAGCCAGACCGTCAGCTCCTCCAGCCAGTCCAACCCGGTGCGCAGGGTGTAGACGATGAGGGTCGCGCCGACGGTGAAGGCCGCCGCC
The sequence above is drawn from the Candidatus Coatesbacteria bacterium genome and encodes:
- a CDS encoding aminotransferase class I/II-fold pyridoxal phosphate-dependent enzyme, yielding MPKIEIDLRSDTVTRPDEPMRRAMYEAEVGDDVLGDDPTVKRLEERYAELVGKQAALFTPSGSMANQIAVAAWTRGGDEIICGAQCHILEYEYGAPAFLARVLVREVPTLRGAPDPAAVAAAYKSGAFHSSRTSLLCLENTHNRLGGLIADQELFLSLRRFADKRKVKIHLDGARLWNAHAATGKTMAELAAPADSVMSCLSKGLACPVGSILAGPADFIEETHRLRKICGGGMRQVGILAAAGLHALEHNVTRLAEDHAHARRLAEVLAAADWAEIDPADVHTNIIIPRLKGVEPGRIVEAAAAQGLAFFAFGPDKLRLVTHKDVDSEQIERAGEILARLSFR